From a region of the Pogona vitticeps strain Pit_001003342236 chromosome 7, PviZW2.1, whole genome shotgun sequence genome:
- the ZFR2 gene encoding zinc finger RNA-binding protein 2 isoform X3, translating to MAAGGYYGFAGGAVAGPQYSTQPAPAYSHPPVAAAYAVQPTPGVEHAVAPAYPLAMPAARPAAPMAYGGYQPPSVQDYSYGTRPPELTPQPAMTQSYQQDGYSYGRSPAASSYEAKPYYQAVVTQPQHSATDSYYHSNSQSSYSQPVAAYNPSQPQRQVTPVKLVPAVNTTSSNYGAYLAVTTSQQNLPPPSVPSYAPASSYAPAATTYNASPASYAASNYSSYDTGAYTAANTSSYYQPSQHQLMPPPPQPPPPQAKPTWGGAGGTSTHSPATSSYVKKPPFPSKPPKAKGPPKPPQLHYCEICKISCAGPQTYREHLEGQKHKKKEAAVKAGSQAGGSGPRGIQAQLHCELCDISCTGVDAYVAHIRGAKHQKVLKLHTKLGKPIPSAEPTLANVSSASANGVAGKPVPDTALASVAPAKSAPGVTGSGAAIASNKPTPARKPPKLVFTGAAARQEPITRPEEVKGAPPKVDPPAEEQPPLNSVGDSLADPLDVQPVGHHYVEEVLSDKGKMVRFHCKLCECSFNDPNAKDMHLKGRRHRLQYKKKVNPELPVEVKPSNRARKMQEEKLKSQQLRALARRRQVEEQRWHLEMRRYEQEMYWKRVEEEEFFWAEQQRRHLAADWHPPPLMGRPGVPVPPLLPARRPTSSDDRHVMAKHASIYPTEEELQGIQKAVSHSERALRLVSDWLTEQEAGKEEASHEDGKADNPPRLLKGVMRVGILAKGLLLRGDRRVHLILLSAQKPTLGLLQSVAEQLPKQLEKVTSDPYDVVAEVEEAGLVIASCKEPKMQVTISLTSPLMREEASFEAEAASDPQPDSDKILNKEKCQESLAALRHTKWFQARANGLQSCVVIIRVLRDLCQRVPTWGALPGWAMELLVERSLSSTTGPLGPAEALRRVLECVASGILLTDGPGLQDPCEKEPLDALRGLSRQQREDITASSQVAQSYKISAQPTFLATWGSSSYTFYVKPG from the exons ATGGCGGCGGGCGGCTATTACGGGTTCGCGGGCGGGGCCGTCGCGGGACCCCAATACAG CACCCAGCCGGCTCCTGCCTACTCTCACCCTCCTGTGGCAGCTGCTTATGCTGTCCAGCCGACGCCTGGGGTGGAGCACGCTGTAGCGCCCGCCTACCCTCTGGCCATGCCGGCTGCCCGGCCAGCAGCACCCATGGCTTACGGGGGTTACCAGCCCCCTTCCGTGCAGGACTACAGTTACGGGACCCGACCACCAGAGCTCACCCCCCAGCCAGCCATGACTCAAAGCTATCAG CAGGATGGCTACAGTTACGGCCGGTCCCCAGCAGCCAGCAGCTACGAGGCCAAGCCGTACTACCAGGCAGTGGTCACTCAGCCACAGCACAGCGCCACAGACTCATACTACCACTCCA ACTCCCAGAGCAGCTACAGCCAGCCAGTGGCCGCGTACAACCCGAGCCAGCCTCAGCGTCAAGTGACCCCTGTCAAGCTGGTCCCAGCGGTGAACACCACCTCTTCCAACTACGGTGCTTACCTGGCCGTCACGACAAGCCAGCAGAACCTCCCGCCGCCCTCCGTCCCGTCGTATGCCCCTGCTTCTTCCTACGCCCCGGCCGCCACCACCTACAATGCTTCCCCTGCTTCCTATGCTG CATCAAACTACTCCTCTTACGACACTGGGGCCTATACCGCAGCAAACACCTCCTCCTATTACCAGCCTTCTCAGCACCAGCTCATGCCTCCGCCCCCGCAGCCGCCGCCACCGCAGGCAAAGCCCAcgtggggcggggcggggggcaCAAGCACCCACTCCCCTGCCACCAGCAGCTACGTCAAGAAGCCCCCCTTTCCGAGCAAGCCGCCAAAGGCCAAAGGCCCCCCGAAGCCCCCTCAGCTTCACTACTGCGAAATCTGTAAGATCAGCTGCGCGGGGCCCCAG ACTTACCGGGAGCACCTTGAAGGGCAGAAGCACAAGAAAAAGGAGGCGGCCGTGAAGGCGGGCAGTCAGGCGGGCGGGAGCGGCCCCCGCGGGATCCAAGCCCAGCTGCACTGTGAGCTGTGTGACATCTCCTGCACAGGAGTTGATGCTTATGTGGCCCACATCCGGGGGGCAAAGCACCAGAAG GTCCTCAAGCTCCACACAAAGCTAGGCAAACCCATTCCTTCTGCCGAGCCCACACTGGCCAACGTTTCCTCTGCCTCAGCCAATGGTGTGGCCGGCAAGCCAGTTCCGGACACCGCCCTGGCCTCCGTCGCACCGGCAAAGTCGGCCCCGGGGGTCACTGGCAGCGGCGCCGCCATAGCCTCCAACAAGCCGACGCCGGCCCGGAAGCCACCAAAGCTGGTCTTTACAG GAGCAGCGGCAAGGCAGGAGCCTATTACAAGACCAGAAGAGGTGAAAGGCGCACCCCCCAAAGTAGACCCGCCTGCGGAAGAGCAGCCCCCACTCAACAGTGTCGGGGACAGCCTGGCAGACCCGCTCGACGTGCAGCCAGTAGGCCACCATTACGTGGAAGAG GTGCTCAGTGACAAGGGAAAGATGGTGCGATTCCATTGTAAGTTGTGTGAATGCAGCTTCAATGACCCCAACGCCAAGGACATGCACCTGAAGGGGCGCCGGCACCGGCTGCAGTACAAG AAGAAAGTCAACCCGGAGCTGCCGGTGGAGGTCAAGCCCAGCAACCGAGCCCGGAAAATGCAGGAAGAGAAGCTGAAAAGCCAGCAGCTCCGGGCCCTGGCGAGGCGGCGCCAGGTGGAAGAGCAGCGTTGGCACCTGGAAATGAG GCGCTACGAACAGGAGATGTACTGGAAGCGGGTGGAAGAGGAGGAATTCTTCTGGGCCGAGCAGCAACGGCGCCACCTGGCCGCGGATTGGCACCCTCCGCCCCTCATGGGCAGGCCCGGTGTGCCTGTCCCCCCTCTCTTG cccgcaCGGCGGCCCACCTCGTCTGACGACCGGCACGTCATGGCGAAGCACGCCAGCATCTACCCGACCGAGGAGGAGCTCCAGGGCATCCAGAAGGCCGTCTCGCACTCAGAGCGGGCCCTAAGGCTCGTCTCCGATTGGCTGACGGAACAGGAAGCAGGGAAGGAGGAAGCGAGCCACGAGGATGG GAAGGCGGACAATCCGCCCCGGCTCCTGAAAGGGGTCATGAGGGTCGGTATCCTGGCCAAGGGACTCCTCCTCCGTGGAGATAGGAGGGTTCATCTCATCCTGCTCTCGGCCCAGAAGCCCACGCTGGGCCTCCTCCAGAGCGTGGCCGAGCAGCTGCCCAAGCAGTTGGAG AAAGTGACGAGCGATCCTTACGACGTGGTGGCTGAGGTGGAGGAAGCTGGCTTGGTCATTGCCTCGTGCAAGGAGCCCAAAATGCAGGTCACCATCTCTCTCACTTCTCCGCTAATGAGGGAAGAAGCCTCATTCGAGGCAG AAGCCGCTTCAGATCCTCAGCCTGACTCCGACAAGATCCTCAACAAGGAGAAGTGCCAGGAGTCTTTGGCCGCTCTTCGCCACACAAAATGGTTCCAG gcCCGAGCCAACGGCCTTCAGTCATGCGTCGTCATCATCCGGGTCTTACGAGACCTTTGCCAGCGCGTGCCAACCTGGGGCGCTCTTCCGGGATGG GCAATGGAGCTCTTAGTCGAAAGATCTCTGAGCAGCACCACCGGGCCGCTGGGTCCCGCAGAAGCCCTGAGGCGGGTCCTGGAGTGTGTCGCCTCCGGGATTCTTCTTACAG atGGTCCAGGGCTTCAAGACCCCTGTGAGAAGGAGCCGCTCGACGCCTTACGAGGCCTGTCCCGGCAGCAACGGGAGGACATCACCGCCAGCAGCCAG GTTGCCCAAAGCTACAAGATATCTGCGCAGCCCACCTTTCTGGCCACTTGGGGAAGCTCGTCATATACCTTTTATGTTAAGCCAGGTTAG